One Etheostoma cragini isolate CJK2018 chromosome 18, CSU_Ecrag_1.0, whole genome shotgun sequence DNA window includes the following coding sequences:
- the LOC117961139 gene encoding protein SOGA3-like isoform X2: MKPAASGAADPPSSSSADNSTGRRRRQHRAPSPVTAQERATRRASQRPGRSASPLPTGRSRNTRVRERLRSADGREREPESRGGAAVHSDGAEADLVAPNRADAAGKDPTVSTASARRSALRLACLKGDSSKRLLPGRASPSFSVAEKGNIPGEEGGRREGSGASAGCGAGLGLGLWRGGCLQAELIQFHLQKRLRRSGAKMQTKTENMGTEEAALGEPEPAAETTEAGSVTQQDQAFEDEMERLLDENEDLKCEIEEMRTEMEEMRDTFYEEDTCQLQEMRRELERANKNCRILQYRLRKAERKKLRYAQTGEIDEELLRSLEQDLKVAKDVSVRLHHELEKVEETRTKTEEENEKLRQKLIEVEVTKQALQNELDKNKESQKRRGSKDIQKTDRKSAQTPTEEDNEDLKCQLAFIKEEAVLMRKKTAKIDKEKDRLEQELQKYRSFYGELDSTHPKGEAGGPPTTRESELKLRLRLVEEEANILGRKIVELEVENRGLRAELDDLRGEGEGAGGSGCGAMGGQGLGRGRGDDLTELRQQLQLVEDEAELLRRNLADAEDQNKRVTAELNKMRFKASTHEGGARHGGGGGGIDGAKAEALQEELKAARLQINDLSGKVMQLQYENRVLLSNMQRYDLASHLSLRPSPRDSDAESDAGGATSGRRESDEDSTSSRLLPPHRKREGPVGGESDSDEVRNNNGSSRCLTPTRGLYSPTGPEGAASSALARFLPGGRCTLRERQQMTDIRTEAERLARTMDRLIADTATIITEARVYVSNSDLMYGRGEEGGEEDGSRIREHELLYRINAQMKAFRKELQTFIDKLEVPRNDDRETEEPLSVTKSTGKAHHLPKLQSHSRECG, from the exons atgaagccTGCCGCCAGCGGCGCTGCAGAtcctccatcatcatcatcagcagacAATAGCACAGGGAGGAGGCGGAGGCAGCACCGGGCTCCCTCGCCGGTTACAGCCCAGGAAAGGGCAACCAGACGAGCTTCACAGCGCCCAGGCAGGTCCGCGTCTCCTCTACCCACAGGAAGGAGCAGAAACACcagggtgagagagagattgaggTCCGCAGACGGAAGGGAGAGGGAGCCAGAGAGCCGCGGCGGGGCAGCTGTTCACTCGGATGGTGCTGAAGCTGATCTAGTCGCACCAAACAGGGCGGATGCTGCCGGGAAAGATCCGACCGTATCAACAGCTTCGGCCCGTCGCTCCGCTTTACGCCTGGCCTGCCTCAAGGGCGACTCCTCCAAGCGTCTGTTGCCCGGCAGAGCATCGCCTTCCTTCTCCGTGGCAGAGAAAGGGAACATACCCGGAGAGGAAGGCGGTCGTAGGGAGGGAAGCGGCGCGTCTGCGGGCTGCGGCGCGGGCCTCGGTTTGGGTTTGTGGAGAGGAGGATGCTTACAGGCTGAACTCATCCAGTTCCACCTGCAGAAGAGACTGAGAAGAAGCGGCGCAAAGATGCAAACCAAGACGGAAAACATGGGAACAGAGGAGGCCGCTCTGGGAGAGCCGGAGCCGGCTGCAGAGACGACCGAGGCGGGGTCCGTGACACAGCAGGACCAGGCCTTTGAAGACGAGATGGAGAGACTGCTTGACGAAAATGAAGATCTTAAG TGTGAAATTGAGGAGATGAGGACCGAGATGGAAGAGATGCGGGACACATTCTACGAAGAAGACACGTGTCAGCTGCAGGAGATGAGGCGTGAGTTGGAGAGAGCCAATAAAAACTGCCGGATCCTGCAGTATCGTCTGAGGAAGGCTGAGAGGAAGAAGCTGCGCTACGCCCAGACGGGAGAGATCGATGAGGAGCTGCTCAGGAGTCTGGAGCAGGACCTGAAG GTAGCGAAGGACGTGTCTGTGAGGCTGCACCACGAGCTGGAAAAGGTGGAGGAGACGCgcacaaagacagaggaggagaatgaAAAACTGAGACAGAAACTCATAGAGGTGGAAGTGACCAAACAAGCCCTGCAGAATGAactagacaaaaacaaagag TCtcaaaagagaagaggaagcaagGACATCCAGAAGACTGACAGGAAATCAGCACAGACTCCTACAGAG GAGGACAATGAGGACCTTAAGTGCCAGCTGGCTTTCATCAAAGAGGAAGCGGTGCTTATGAGAAAGAAGACGGCAAAGATTGACAAAGAGAAGGACCGTCTAGAGCAAGAGCTGCAGAAGTACCGTTCCTTCTATGGTGAACTGGACAGCACCCATCCCAAAGGAGAGGCTGGGGGTCCGCCCACCACCCGCGAGTCAGAGCTAAAGCTCCGGCTCCGcctggtggaggaggaggccaACATCCTGGGGAGGAAAATAGTTGAGTTGGAG GTGGAGAACCGTGGCTTGAGGGCCGAGCTCGACGACCTCCGTGGTGAAGGAGAGGGTGCTGGAGGCTCTGGGTGCGGAGCGATGGGTGGGCAGGGATTGGGGCGGGGCCGCGGTGATGATCTGACGGAGCTCCgacagcagctgcagctggTGGAGGACGAGGCAGAGCTGTTGAGGAGGAACCTAGCAGATGCTGAAGATCAAAACAAAAGAGTGACTGCTGAGCTGAACAAGATGCGGTTCAAAGCCAGCACCCACGAGGGAGGCGCCAGGCATGGGGGAGGAGGCGGAGGTATTGATGGAGCAAAGGCAGAAGCCCTGCAGGAGGAGTTAAAGGCAGCAAGGCTACAGATTAATGACCTCAGTGGCAAG gtGATGCAGCTGCAGTACGAGAACCGTGTGCTCCTCTCCAACATGCAGCGCTATGACCTGGCCTCCCACCTCTCCCTGCGGCCCAGCCCACGGGACAGCGATGCAGAGAGCGACGCAGGTGGCGCAACAAGTGGTCGCCGTGAGAGTGACGAGGACTCCACCTCCTCCCGCCTCCTCCCACCGCACCGTAAACGTGAGGGCCCCGTAGGTGGGGAAAGTGACTCAGATGAGGTCAGAAACAATAACGGAAGCAGCCGTTGCCTGACGCCCACGCGGGGCCTCTACTCCCCCACTGGGCCCGAGGGTGCCGCCTCCTCCGCCTTGGCCCGCTTTCTGCCCGGGGGCCGGTGCACCCTGCGCGAAAGGCAGCAAATGACTGACATCCGCACGGAGGCGGAGAGGCTTGCTCGCACCATGGACCGGCTCATCGCTGACACGGCAACCATCATCACAGAGGCCAGGGTCTACGTTTCAAACAGCGACCTGATGTacgggaggggagaggagggtgGGGAGGAAGATGGGAGCAGGATCAGGGAACATGAGCTGCTGTATCGCATTAACGCTCAGATGAAGGCCTTCCGAAAAGAACTGCAGACCTTTATAGACAAACTGGAAGTGCCGAGGAATGACGACAGGGAGACGGAGGAGCCGCTGTCg GTAACCAAAAGCACAGGAAAAGCTCATCACTTGCCAAAGCTGCAGTCACATTCAAGAGAGTGTGGCTAG
- the LOC117961139 gene encoding protein SOGA3-like isoform X1 has protein sequence MKPAASGAADPPSSSSADNSTGRRRRQHRAPSPVTAQERATRRASQRPGRSASPLPTGRSRNTRVRERLRSADGREREPESRGGAAVHSDGAEADLVAPNRADAAGKDPTVSTASARRSALRLACLKGDSSKRLLPGRASPSFSVAEKGNIPGEEGGRREGSGASAGCGAGLGLGLWRGGCLQAELIQFHLQKRLRRSGAKMQTKTENMGTEEAALGEPEPAAETTEAGSVTQQDQAFEDEMERLLDENEDLKCEIEEMRTEMEEMRDTFYEEDTCQLQEMRRELERANKNCRILQYRLRKAERKKLRYAQTGEIDEELLRSLEQDLKVAKDVSVRLHHELEKVEETRTKTEEENEKLRQKLIEVEVTKQALQNELDKNKESQKRRGSKDIQKTDRKSAQTPTEEDNEDLKCQLAFIKEEAVLMRKKTAKIDKEKDRLEQELQKYRSFYGELDSTHPKGEAGGPPTTRESELKLRLRLVEEEANILGRKIVELEVENRGLRAELDDLRGEGEGAGGSGCGAMGGQGLGRGRGDDLTELRQQLQLVEDEAELLRRNLADAEDQNKRVTAELNKMRFKASTHEGGARHGGGGGGIDGAKAEALQEELKAARLQINDLSGKVMQLQYENRVLLSNMQRYDLASHLSLRPSPRDSDAESDAGGATSGRRESDEDSTSSRLLPPHRKREGPVGGESDSDEVRNNNGSSRCLTPTRGLYSPTGPEGAASSALARFLPGGRCTLRERQQMTDIRTEAERLARTMDRLIADTATIITEARVYVSNSDLMYGRGEEGGEEDGSRIREHELLYRINAQMKAFRKELQTFIDKLEVPRNDDRETEEPLSMFQPIILLILILVLFSSLSYATIFKLVFLFTLFFVL, from the exons atgaagccTGCCGCCAGCGGCGCTGCAGAtcctccatcatcatcatcagcagacAATAGCACAGGGAGGAGGCGGAGGCAGCACCGGGCTCCCTCGCCGGTTACAGCCCAGGAAAGGGCAACCAGACGAGCTTCACAGCGCCCAGGCAGGTCCGCGTCTCCTCTACCCACAGGAAGGAGCAGAAACACcagggtgagagagagattgaggTCCGCAGACGGAAGGGAGAGGGAGCCAGAGAGCCGCGGCGGGGCAGCTGTTCACTCGGATGGTGCTGAAGCTGATCTAGTCGCACCAAACAGGGCGGATGCTGCCGGGAAAGATCCGACCGTATCAACAGCTTCGGCCCGTCGCTCCGCTTTACGCCTGGCCTGCCTCAAGGGCGACTCCTCCAAGCGTCTGTTGCCCGGCAGAGCATCGCCTTCCTTCTCCGTGGCAGAGAAAGGGAACATACCCGGAGAGGAAGGCGGTCGTAGGGAGGGAAGCGGCGCGTCTGCGGGCTGCGGCGCGGGCCTCGGTTTGGGTTTGTGGAGAGGAGGATGCTTACAGGCTGAACTCATCCAGTTCCACCTGCAGAAGAGACTGAGAAGAAGCGGCGCAAAGATGCAAACCAAGACGGAAAACATGGGAACAGAGGAGGCCGCTCTGGGAGAGCCGGAGCCGGCTGCAGAGACGACCGAGGCGGGGTCCGTGACACAGCAGGACCAGGCCTTTGAAGACGAGATGGAGAGACTGCTTGACGAAAATGAAGATCTTAAG TGTGAAATTGAGGAGATGAGGACCGAGATGGAAGAGATGCGGGACACATTCTACGAAGAAGACACGTGTCAGCTGCAGGAGATGAGGCGTGAGTTGGAGAGAGCCAATAAAAACTGCCGGATCCTGCAGTATCGTCTGAGGAAGGCTGAGAGGAAGAAGCTGCGCTACGCCCAGACGGGAGAGATCGATGAGGAGCTGCTCAGGAGTCTGGAGCAGGACCTGAAG GTAGCGAAGGACGTGTCTGTGAGGCTGCACCACGAGCTGGAAAAGGTGGAGGAGACGCgcacaaagacagaggaggagaatgaAAAACTGAGACAGAAACTCATAGAGGTGGAAGTGACCAAACAAGCCCTGCAGAATGAactagacaaaaacaaagag TCtcaaaagagaagaggaagcaagGACATCCAGAAGACTGACAGGAAATCAGCACAGACTCCTACAGAG GAGGACAATGAGGACCTTAAGTGCCAGCTGGCTTTCATCAAAGAGGAAGCGGTGCTTATGAGAAAGAAGACGGCAAAGATTGACAAAGAGAAGGACCGTCTAGAGCAAGAGCTGCAGAAGTACCGTTCCTTCTATGGTGAACTGGACAGCACCCATCCCAAAGGAGAGGCTGGGGGTCCGCCCACCACCCGCGAGTCAGAGCTAAAGCTCCGGCTCCGcctggtggaggaggaggccaACATCCTGGGGAGGAAAATAGTTGAGTTGGAG GTGGAGAACCGTGGCTTGAGGGCCGAGCTCGACGACCTCCGTGGTGAAGGAGAGGGTGCTGGAGGCTCTGGGTGCGGAGCGATGGGTGGGCAGGGATTGGGGCGGGGCCGCGGTGATGATCTGACGGAGCTCCgacagcagctgcagctggTGGAGGACGAGGCAGAGCTGTTGAGGAGGAACCTAGCAGATGCTGAAGATCAAAACAAAAGAGTGACTGCTGAGCTGAACAAGATGCGGTTCAAAGCCAGCACCCACGAGGGAGGCGCCAGGCATGGGGGAGGAGGCGGAGGTATTGATGGAGCAAAGGCAGAAGCCCTGCAGGAGGAGTTAAAGGCAGCAAGGCTACAGATTAATGACCTCAGTGGCAAG gtGATGCAGCTGCAGTACGAGAACCGTGTGCTCCTCTCCAACATGCAGCGCTATGACCTGGCCTCCCACCTCTCCCTGCGGCCCAGCCCACGGGACAGCGATGCAGAGAGCGACGCAGGTGGCGCAACAAGTGGTCGCCGTGAGAGTGACGAGGACTCCACCTCCTCCCGCCTCCTCCCACCGCACCGTAAACGTGAGGGCCCCGTAGGTGGGGAAAGTGACTCAGATGAGGTCAGAAACAATAACGGAAGCAGCCGTTGCCTGACGCCCACGCGGGGCCTCTACTCCCCCACTGGGCCCGAGGGTGCCGCCTCCTCCGCCTTGGCCCGCTTTCTGCCCGGGGGCCGGTGCACCCTGCGCGAAAGGCAGCAAATGACTGACATCCGCACGGAGGCGGAGAGGCTTGCTCGCACCATGGACCGGCTCATCGCTGACACGGCAACCATCATCACAGAGGCCAGGGTCTACGTTTCAAACAGCGACCTGATGTacgggaggggagaggagggtgGGGAGGAAGATGGGAGCAGGATCAGGGAACATGAGCTGCTGTATCGCATTAACGCTCAGATGAAGGCCTTCCGAAAAGAACTGCAGACCTTTATAGACAAACTGGAAGTGCCGAGGAATGACGACAGGGAGACGGAGGAGCCGCTGTCg ATGTTCCAGCCTATCATTTTGCTCATCCTCATACTCGTGTtattctcctccctctcttacGCCACCATTTTTAAACTAGTCtttctttttactcttttctttgttctgtgA